A section of the Cryobacterium soli genome encodes:
- the rpsA gene encoding 30S ribosomal protein S1 — protein MTIATTERAPKQVAINDIGSAEDFLAAVEKTLKFFNDGDLIEGTVVKIDRDEVLLDVGYKTEGVIPSRELSIKHDVDPSEVVKVGDLVEALVLQKEDKEGRLILSKKRAQYERAWGDVEKIKESDGVVTGSVIEVVKGGLIVDIGLRGFLPASLIELRRVRDLTPYLGQEIEAKILELDKNRNNVVLSRRALLEQTQSESRTTFLNNLQKGQVRKGVVSSIVNFGAFVDLGGVDGLVHVSELSWKHIEHASEVVEVGQEVTVEILEVDLDRERVSLSLKATQEDPWQVFARTHAIGQVAPGKVTKLVPFGAFVRVAEGIEGLVHISELSGKHVELAEQVVSVGDEVFVKVIDIDLERRRISLSLKQANDGVDPEGTEFDPALYGMLTEYDDQGNYKYPEGFDPETNEWREGFETQREKWEQDYAAAQARWEAHKKQVASANDEIIAPGDVASAAGNSFSSETAGAGTLADDEALAALREKLSSNN, from the coding sequence ATGACAATCGCAACGACCGAACGGGCACCCAAGCAGGTCGCCATCAACGACATCGGATCTGCTGAAGACTTCCTTGCCGCGGTCGAAAAGACTCTGAAATTCTTCAACGACGGAGACCTCATCGAGGGCACCGTTGTGAAGATCGACCGCGACGAGGTTCTCCTCGACGTCGGCTACAAGACCGAGGGTGTCATCCCCTCCCGCGAACTTTCCATCAAGCACGACGTTGACCCTTCCGAGGTCGTCAAGGTCGGCGACCTGGTCGAGGCCCTCGTTCTTCAGAAGGAAGACAAAGAAGGCCGTCTCATCCTGTCGAAGAAGCGTGCTCAGTACGAGCGTGCATGGGGCGACGTCGAGAAGATCAAGGAATCCGACGGAGTTGTCACCGGATCGGTCATCGAGGTCGTCAAGGGCGGTCTCATCGTCGACATCGGCCTGCGTGGCTTCCTGCCCGCGTCGCTCATCGAGCTTCGCCGTGTCCGCGACCTGACCCCGTACCTGGGCCAGGAGATCGAGGCCAAGATCCTCGAACTCGACAAGAACCGCAACAACGTGGTCCTGTCGCGTCGCGCACTGCTCGAGCAGACCCAGTCCGAGAGCCGCACCACGTTCCTCAACAACCTCCAGAAGGGACAGGTCCGCAAGGGCGTCGTCTCGTCGATCGTCAACTTCGGTGCGTTCGTCGACCTGGGTGGCGTTGACGGTCTGGTTCACGTCTCCGAACTCAGCTGGAAGCACATCGAGCACGCCAGCGAGGTCGTCGAGGTCGGTCAGGAAGTCACCGTTGAGATCCTCGAGGTCGACCTGGACCGCGAGCGCGTCTCCCTGTCGCTCAAGGCCACGCAGGAAGACCCGTGGCAGGTCTTCGCCCGCACCCACGCCATCGGCCAGGTTGCACCGGGTAAGGTCACCAAGCTCGTTCCCTTCGGTGCGTTCGTTCGCGTCGCAGAGGGCATCGAGGGCCTCGTGCACATCTCCGAGCTGTCCGGCAAGCACGTTGAGCTCGCCGAGCAGGTTGTCTCGGTCGGCGACGAGGTCTTCGTCAAGGTCATCGACATCGACCTGGAGCGTCGCCGCATCTCGCTGAGCCTCAAGCAGGCCAACGACGGTGTCGACCCCGAGGGTACCGAGTTCGACCCGGCGCTCTACGGAATGCTCACCGAGTACGACGACCAGGGCAACTACAAGTACCCCGAGGGCTTCGACCCGGAGACCAACGAGTGGCGCGAAGGCTTCGAGACCCAGCGCGAGAAGTGGGAGCAGGACTACGCTGCAGCCCAGGCTCGCTGGGAAGCTCACAAGAAGCAGGTCGCATCCGCGAACGACGAGATCATCGCCCCCGGCGACGTCGCGTCCGCCGCTGGCAACTCGTTCTCCAGCGAGACCGCCGGAGCCGGCACCCTCGCCGACGACGAGGCGCTTGCCGCCCTGCGCGAGAAGCTCAGCAGCAACAACTAG
- the uvrB gene encoding excinuclease ABC subunit UvrB has product MEATRSVHPFEVVSEYTPSGDQPGAIAELAGRINAGETDIVLLGATGTGKSATTAWLIEQVQRPTLVLAHNKTLAAQLVNEFRELMPNNAVEYFVSYYDYYQPEAYVPQTDTFIEKDSSINEEVERLRHSTTNSLLSRRDVIVVSTVSCIYGLGTPEGYLEAMVALQVGQKVDRDWLIRKFVAMQYQRNDIDFSRGHFRVRGDTIEIIPMYEELAIRIEMFGDEIEALYSLHPLTGDVVKKLDAVSVFPGSHYVASTDVMQRAMGTIQEELAERLGQLEREGKLLEAQRLRMRTSFDLEMMEQIGFCSGIENYSRHIDGRSAGEPGHCLLDYFPDDFLVVIDESHVTVPQIGAMYEGDSSRKRTLVEHGFRLPSALDNRPLKWNEFKDRVGQTVYLSATPGKYEMGIADGIVEQIIRPTGLVDPQIIVKPSAGQIDDLLEQIRVRVGLNERVLVTTLTKKMAEELTDFLTEAGVRVRYLHSDVDTLRRVELLTELRQGVYDVLVGINLLREGLDLPEVSLVAILDADKEGFLRSSTSLIQTIGRAARNVSGEVHMYADRITDSMARAIDETDRRREKQVEYNTLHGIDPTPLRKRIADITDVLAREEADTAELLAGRDARRRSPTPSMRKGLAANGANDLESIIADLNAQMLEAAGELKFELAGRLRDEVSELKRELRQMEKAGHLA; this is encoded by the coding sequence ATGGAAGCTACCCGTTCCGTTCACCCGTTCGAGGTCGTGAGCGAATACACCCCCAGCGGTGACCAACCTGGTGCCATCGCCGAGCTGGCCGGCCGCATCAACGCCGGTGAGACCGACATCGTTCTGCTCGGAGCCACCGGCACCGGTAAGTCCGCCACTACGGCGTGGTTGATCGAGCAAGTGCAGCGTCCGACGCTCGTCCTCGCGCACAACAAGACCCTGGCGGCCCAGCTCGTCAACGAGTTCCGTGAGCTGATGCCCAACAACGCCGTCGAGTACTTCGTCTCCTACTACGACTACTACCAGCCGGAGGCCTACGTTCCACAGACGGACACCTTCATCGAGAAGGACTCGTCGATCAACGAAGAGGTGGAGCGGCTCCGGCACTCCACAACCAACTCGCTGCTCAGCCGTCGCGACGTCATCGTCGTCTCCACGGTCTCCTGCATCTACGGCCTCGGCACGCCGGAGGGCTACCTCGAGGCCATGGTTGCCCTGCAGGTCGGCCAGAAGGTCGACCGGGACTGGCTGATCCGCAAGTTCGTGGCCATGCAGTACCAGCGCAACGACATCGACTTCTCCCGCGGCCATTTCAGGGTGCGCGGCGACACCATCGAGATCATCCCGATGTACGAAGAACTCGCCATCCGCATCGAAATGTTCGGTGACGAGATCGAGGCGCTGTACAGCCTGCATCCGCTCACCGGCGACGTCGTCAAGAAGCTCGACGCCGTCTCGGTCTTCCCCGGTTCGCACTACGTAGCCAGCACGGATGTCATGCAGCGCGCCATGGGCACTATCCAGGAGGAACTGGCCGAACGTCTCGGCCAGCTGGAACGCGAGGGCAAGCTGCTGGAGGCGCAACGCCTGCGGATGCGCACCTCGTTCGACCTGGAGATGATGGAGCAGATCGGGTTCTGCTCCGGCATCGAGAACTACTCCCGGCACATCGACGGGCGAAGCGCGGGGGAGCCCGGCCACTGCCTGCTGGACTACTTCCCCGACGACTTCCTCGTCGTCATCGACGAATCCCATGTCACCGTGCCGCAGATCGGCGCCATGTACGAGGGCGACTCATCCCGGAAGCGCACCCTCGTCGAGCACGGTTTCCGCCTGCCGAGCGCGCTGGACAACCGGCCGCTGAAGTGGAACGAGTTCAAGGACCGGGTCGGCCAAACCGTGTACCTCTCCGCCACGCCGGGCAAATACGAGATGGGCATCGCCGACGGCATCGTCGAGCAGATCATCCGCCCGACCGGACTCGTCGACCCGCAAATCATCGTCAAGCCCTCCGCCGGCCAGATCGACGACCTGCTCGAGCAGATCCGGGTGCGCGTCGGGCTCAACGAGCGCGTGCTCGTCACCACGCTGACCAAGAAGATGGCCGAGGAGCTCACCGACTTCCTCACCGAGGCCGGCGTGCGGGTGCGGTACCTGCACTCCGACGTCGACACCCTGCGCCGGGTGGAGCTGCTCACCGAACTGCGCCAGGGCGTCTACGACGTGCTGGTGGGCATCAACCTGCTTCGCGAGGGCCTCGACCTGCCAGAGGTCTCCCTGGTGGCCATCCTCGACGCCGACAAGGAAGGCTTCCTGCGCTCGTCGACCTCGCTGATCCAGACCATCGGCCGTGCGGCCCGGAACGTGTCCGGGGAGGTGCACATGTACGCCGACCGGATCACCGACTCGATGGCCAGGGCCATCGACGAGACCGACCGCAGGCGCGAGAAGCAGGTGGAGTACAACACCCTGCACGGGATCGACCCGACGCCGCTCCGCAAGCGCATCGCCGACATCACGGATGTGCTCGCGCGCGAGGAGGCCGACACGGCAGAACTCCTGGCCGGTCGCGACGCCAGGCGCCGCAGTCCCACCCCCTCAATGCGCAAGGGCCTGGCCGCGAACGGCGCCAACGACCTCGAGTCGATCATCGCCGACCTCAACGCCCAGATGCTCGAGGCAGCCGGCGAACTCAAGTTCGAGTTGGCCGGTCGCCTGCGCGACGAGGTGTCCGAACTCAAGCGCGAACTCCGCCAGATGGAGAAGGCCGGGCACCTGGCCTGA
- the polA gene encoding DNA polymerase I: MSESKKPTLMIIDGHSLAYRAFHALPVDSFQTRDGQHTNAIHGFLSMLLSLLRNEKPTHIAVAFDISRFSFRTRDYPEYKGTRAITPSEFKGQVPLLQEALKAMNITTLTKDDYEADDILATLSVRGTAEGYDVYVVSGDRDTIQLVNDTVTLLYPASQGVSALTRYDPAKVREKYGIAPEQYPDIAALVGETSDNLIGISKVGEKTAVKWLDRFGSLDAILEHADEITGVVGANLREQKDNAIRNRRLNRLVTDLDLPVELDDLARGPINEDAVRDVFGRLEFRTLLDRVIKIEAGNGSGVDATPVAAVAAPEAPAAARAPVERELLDEELATWLDRVTRAGTAISVTVDVQDGLPIGFGLATATEIATVAWQPHRADYLPLEEWLAGPSPKVMHDAKPQVKALTRAGLPMDGLAIDTLVAGWLLRPGGPDKTLADLVKRYLDETLPVVDPNQLVPDESVAGGIAVDSWYTVRLAATLVALLDAGSRSVLTDIEMPTLMTLADMELAGVAVAHDELAALSTQLGDTAAALAAGAYAEIGREVNLGSPKQLQEVLFDQLGMPRTRANKTGFTTDAGALADLQASNPHPFLDLLLKHRDATKLRQIVETLDKAIDDTGRIHTTYVQIGTATGRISSTDPNLQNIPVRTEEGRRIRAAFQAGPGSESLLTADYSQIEMRIMAHLSEDAGLIEAFNAGEDLHRFVGARVFGVAPEDVTGEMRNKVKAMSYGLAYGLSAFGLSRQLRIESREAKQLIADYFARFGAVRDYLRRVVEQAKIDGYTTTIFGRRRPFPELNSPNRVLRDNAERAALNAPIQGSAADLMKIAMNRIAADLRDQDLSSRMMLQVHDELIFEVAPGEWDALRAVVTNRMETAAELLVPLDVQVGRGANWDAAAH, encoded by the coding sequence GTGTCGGAATCCAAAAAGCCTACCCTGATGATCATCGACGGCCACTCGCTGGCCTACCGGGCATTTCATGCCCTCCCCGTCGACAGCTTCCAGACCAGGGACGGACAGCACACCAATGCCATCCACGGCTTCCTGTCGATGCTGCTGAGCCTGCTGCGCAACGAGAAGCCCACTCACATCGCCGTGGCCTTCGACATCTCCCGGTTCTCGTTCCGCACCAGGGACTACCCCGAATACAAGGGCACACGGGCCATCACTCCGTCCGAGTTCAAAGGCCAGGTACCGCTCCTGCAGGAGGCCCTCAAGGCCATGAACATCACCACCCTCACCAAGGACGACTACGAGGCCGACGACATCCTCGCGACCCTGTCGGTGCGCGGCACCGCGGAGGGCTACGACGTGTACGTCGTGTCGGGCGACCGCGACACCATCCAGCTGGTCAACGACACTGTGACCCTGCTCTACCCGGCCAGCCAGGGCGTCTCGGCGCTGACCCGGTACGACCCCGCGAAGGTGCGCGAGAAGTACGGCATCGCCCCTGAGCAGTACCCCGACATCGCCGCGCTGGTGGGGGAGACCAGCGACAACCTGATCGGCATCAGCAAGGTCGGCGAGAAGACCGCCGTGAAGTGGCTCGACCGGTTCGGCAGTCTCGACGCGATCCTCGAGCACGCCGACGAGATCACCGGCGTCGTCGGCGCCAACCTGCGCGAGCAGAAGGACAACGCGATCCGCAACCGCCGGCTCAACCGGCTCGTGACGGATCTGGACCTGCCCGTCGAGCTGGACGACCTGGCGCGCGGCCCCATCAACGAGGACGCCGTGCGCGACGTGTTCGGCCGCCTGGAGTTCCGCACCCTGCTGGACAGGGTGATCAAGATCGAAGCAGGGAACGGCAGCGGTGTCGACGCCACTCCGGTTGCCGCCGTTGCCGCCCCCGAGGCTCCCGCCGCGGCCCGGGCGCCCGTTGAGCGCGAACTTCTCGATGAGGAACTGGCCACCTGGCTGGACAGGGTGACCCGGGCGGGCACCGCGATCTCCGTCACCGTCGACGTGCAGGACGGCCTGCCGATCGGATTCGGCCTGGCCACGGCCACCGAGATCGCCACCGTGGCCTGGCAGCCCCACCGTGCCGACTACCTTCCCCTCGAGGAATGGCTGGCCGGCCCCAGCCCCAAGGTCATGCACGATGCCAAACCGCAGGTCAAGGCGCTCACCCGAGCCGGCTTGCCGATGGACGGACTGGCCATCGACACCCTCGTGGCCGGCTGGCTGCTGCGGCCCGGCGGCCCGGACAAGACCCTGGCCGATCTCGTCAAGCGTTACCTCGACGAGACCCTGCCCGTGGTCGACCCCAACCAGTTGGTGCCGGACGAGAGCGTCGCCGGCGGCATCGCCGTGGACTCCTGGTACACCGTGCGCCTCGCCGCGACCCTGGTCGCCCTGCTCGACGCGGGCTCCCGCTCGGTGCTGACCGATATCGAGATGCCCACCCTGATGACCCTGGCCGACATGGAACTGGCCGGCGTCGCCGTCGCTCACGACGAGCTCGCCGCGCTGTCCACCCAGCTCGGCGACACGGCCGCCGCCCTCGCCGCCGGCGCCTACGCCGAGATCGGCCGGGAGGTGAACCTCGGCTCGCCCAAGCAACTGCAGGAGGTGCTCTTCGACCAGCTCGGCATGCCGCGCACCCGGGCGAACAAGACCGGGTTCACCACCGATGCCGGCGCCCTGGCAGACCTGCAGGCCAGCAACCCGCATCCGTTCCTCGACCTGCTGCTCAAGCACCGTGACGCCACGAAGCTGCGCCAGATCGTGGAAACCCTCGACAAGGCCATCGACGACACCGGCCGCATCCACACCACCTACGTCCAGATCGGCACGGCCACCGGGCGTATCTCGTCGACAGACCCGAACCTGCAGAACATCCCCGTCCGCACCGAGGAAGGCCGCCGCATCCGAGCCGCGTTCCAGGCGGGCCCCGGCAGCGAGAGCCTGCTCACCGCCGACTACTCCCAGATCGAGATGCGGATCATGGCGCACCTGTCCGAGGACGCCGGTCTCATCGAGGCGTTCAACGCCGGGGAGGACCTGCACCGGTTCGTCGGCGCCCGGGTCTTCGGCGTGGCACCTGAGGACGTCACGGGGGAGATGCGCAACAAGGTCAAGGCCATGTCGTACGGCCTCGCCTACGGCCTCAGCGCCTTCGGCCTGTCGCGCCAGCTGAGGATCGAATCCCGGGAGGCCAAGCAGCTCATCGCCGACTACTTCGCCCGGTTCGGCGCCGTGCGCGACTACCTGCGCCGGGTCGTGGAACAGGCCAAGATCGACGGGTACACCACCACGATCTTCGGCCGGCGCCGACCGTTCCCCGAGCTGAACAGCCCCAACCGGGTGCTGCGCGACAACGCTGAACGCGCCGCGCTCAATGCCCCGATCCAGGGCTCGGCGGCCGACCTGATGAAGATCGCCATGAACCGGATCGCCGCGGACCTGCGCGACCAGGACCTCTCCAGCCGCATGATGCTGCAGGTGCACGACGAACTGATCTTCGAGGTCGCCCCGGGGGAATGGGACGCCCTGCGCGCCGTCGTCACGAACCGCATGGAGACCGCCGCCGAGCTGCTGGTGCCCCTGGACGTGCAGGTCGGGCGCGGAGCCAACTGGGACGCCGCCGCACACTGA
- the coaE gene encoding dephospho-CoA kinase encodes MYLIGLTGGIASGKSTVAKRFGEHGAVVIDADQLARAAVAPGTAALAHVIEVFGDEVANTDGSLNRAALGAIVFGNPAALNLLNQIVHPAVRALSAQAIDAAERANPHVVVVYDVPLLVEASVGHPFDLIVVVHADAETRVRRMVELRGMNEADARSRIAAQAGDDERLAVADAVIDSTGSLDATLSQVDRLWKRKLRSHHDAHPEAAGAAADPSVGGAP; translated from the coding sequence GTGTACTTGATTGGGTTGACCGGCGGGATCGCATCGGGGAAGAGCACCGTGGCCAAGCGCTTCGGCGAGCACGGAGCCGTGGTGATCGACGCCGACCAGCTGGCCAGGGCGGCCGTCGCACCGGGCACGGCTGCGCTGGCGCACGTGATCGAGGTCTTCGGCGACGAGGTCGCCAACACCGACGGCAGCCTCAACCGGGCCGCCCTCGGCGCGATCGTCTTCGGCAACCCGGCGGCGCTCAACCTGCTCAACCAGATCGTGCACCCCGCCGTGCGGGCCCTGTCCGCGCAGGCCATCGACGCGGCGGAGCGGGCCAACCCGCACGTCGTCGTGGTCTACGACGTGCCCCTGCTGGTCGAGGCCTCCGTCGGCCACCCTTTCGACCTCATCGTGGTCGTGCACGCGGATGCCGAGACCCGGGTGCGCCGCATGGTGGAGCTCCGCGGCATGAACGAAGCCGACGCGCGAAGCCGCATTGCAGCGCAGGCCGGCGACGACGAGCGCCTCGCCGTGGCCGACGCCGTCATCGACTCGACCGGGTCCCTCGATGCCACGCTGAGCCAGGTGGACAGGCTCTGGAAACGCAAGCTGCGCTCGCATCACGACGCCCACCCGGAGGCGGCAGGGGCGGCGGCCGACCCGAGTGTCGGTGGTGCTCCTTAG
- a CDS encoding DUF885 domain-containing protein: MTVNEYRTPTPVDQIAEQWVDTLVALDPTVGTYIGRAADGSGFADYSPDGHARYVQAATDVIAALDAASPVDAVDDVTRTDLGGTLALDLESSAAGLHLRDLNVIASPVQEIREVFDLMPTGTVADWQNISARLQAVPAAIDGYIQTLRLGIEQGITPAKRQVIEVLGQVRRTAANDGFFNHFVAEAGLETGSLPATLATDLGARASRAASAYDKLAAFLADDLAPRATEVDAIGRDLYALSSRRFLGATVDLDETYEWGIEELGRMVAEQESVARQIKPGATVLEAIEFLDTDPARKLHGTDALQRWMQETSDRAVAELGETQFDIPEEIRRLECMIAPTQEGGIYYTGPTDDFSRPGRMWWSVPVGVTEFDTWRELTTVYHEGIPGHHLQIGQAVYNRAKLNTWRRQLAGTSGHAEGWALYAERLMEQLGYLDDPADRLGMLDGQRMRAARVVLDIGVHLGKTVPDGSGVWTAEYAFDFLARNVNMNEGFVRFEVNRYLGWPGQAPSYKIGQRIWEQLRDEAKARDGAAFNIKEFHRRALDLGGVGLDTLRSALQP, encoded by the coding sequence ATGACTGTCAACGAATACCGGACGCCCACTCCCGTCGACCAGATCGCCGAGCAGTGGGTGGACACGCTCGTCGCCCTCGACCCGACAGTGGGCACCTACATCGGCCGGGCTGCCGACGGGTCAGGTTTCGCGGACTACTCGCCAGACGGGCATGCCCGGTACGTGCAGGCGGCCACCGACGTCATCGCGGCCCTGGACGCCGCGAGCCCGGTGGACGCCGTCGACGACGTCACCCGCACCGACCTCGGCGGCACTCTCGCGCTCGACCTCGAGAGCTCGGCGGCCGGCCTGCACCTGCGGGACCTCAACGTGATCGCCTCTCCGGTCCAGGAGATCCGGGAGGTGTTCGACCTGATGCCCACGGGCACCGTGGCCGACTGGCAGAACATCTCCGCGCGGCTGCAGGCCGTGCCCGCGGCCATCGACGGCTACATCCAGACCCTGCGTCTGGGCATCGAACAGGGCATCACACCGGCCAAGCGCCAGGTCATCGAGGTACTCGGTCAGGTGCGGCGTACGGCCGCAAACGACGGTTTCTTCAACCACTTCGTCGCTGAGGCGGGCCTGGAGACCGGCTCCCTGCCGGCCACCCTGGCGACCGACCTCGGCGCACGGGCCAGTCGGGCCGCCTCGGCCTACGACAAGCTCGCGGCGTTCCTCGCCGACGACCTCGCCCCCCGGGCGACCGAGGTCGACGCTATCGGCCGCGACCTCTACGCGCTCAGTTCACGCCGGTTCCTCGGCGCCACCGTCGACCTCGACGAGACCTACGAGTGGGGTATCGAAGAACTCGGTCGCATGGTGGCCGAGCAGGAGAGCGTGGCCAGGCAGATCAAGCCGGGCGCGACGGTCCTGGAGGCCATCGAGTTCCTCGACACCGATCCCGCCCGCAAACTGCACGGCACCGACGCCCTGCAGCGCTGGATGCAGGAGACCAGCGACCGCGCCGTTGCCGAGCTGGGCGAGACCCAGTTCGACATCCCCGAGGAGATCCGCCGTCTGGAATGCATGATCGCGCCCACCCAGGAGGGCGGGATCTACTACACCGGTCCGACCGACGACTTCTCCCGGCCCGGACGGATGTGGTGGTCTGTGCCCGTCGGCGTGACCGAATTCGACACCTGGCGCGAACTCACCACGGTCTATCACGAGGGCATCCCCGGTCACCACCTGCAGATCGGCCAAGCCGTGTACAACCGGGCCAAGCTCAACACCTGGCGCCGACAGCTCGCGGGAACCTCAGGCCACGCCGAGGGCTGGGCGCTGTACGCCGAACGCCTGATGGAACAGCTGGGCTACCTGGACGACCCCGCCGACAGGCTCGGCATGCTCGACGGACAGCGGATGCGCGCGGCGCGTGTGGTCCTGGACATCGGTGTGCACCTGGGCAAGACCGTCCCGGACGGCTCCGGGGTGTGGACCGCTGAGTACGCCTTCGATTTCCTCGCCCGGAACGTCAATATGAATGAGGGATTCGTCAGGTTCGAGGTGAACCGTTACCTGGGCTGGCCGGGCCAGGCGCCGTCGTACAAGATCGGCCAGCGGATCTGGGAACAGCTGCGCGACGAGGCCAAGGCCAGGGACGGTGCGGCGTTCAACATCAAGGAGTTCCACCGCCGGGCGCTCGACCTCGGCGGCGTCGGCCTCGACACCCTCCGCTCGGCCCTGCAGCCCTGA